Proteins found in one Pseudoxanthomonas sp. SL93 genomic segment:
- a CDS encoding glycosyltransferase — MKRLRGRVSVVMPAYNAAETIESSMRSVLDQRHADVELLVVDDGSRDGTQAIVERLASQDRRITAIQLPSNGGVSTARNTGIEAATGEYVAFLDSDDRWHPDKLKVQLAAMREAGVQVGYTAYQRVDPEGRVLSTVRPPASVRYAGMLKGNCIGNLTGLYARALGEVRFPRAGHEDYVFWLRVVRLAGQAICAQPDHPLAYYLVRSGSLSANKWRAARWQWRIYRDYEGIGVLPASWYFVNYAANAVMKRM, encoded by the coding sequence GTGAAGCGCCTGCGCGGGCGCGTAAGCGTGGTGATGCCGGCCTACAACGCTGCGGAAACCATCGAAAGCTCCATGCGGTCGGTGCTTGACCAGCGCCATGCGGACGTCGAACTGCTGGTGGTGGACGACGGTTCGCGCGACGGCACCCAGGCCATCGTCGAACGACTTGCATCGCAGGACCGGCGCATCACCGCCATCCAGCTGCCGTCGAACGGCGGCGTCTCCACCGCCCGCAACACGGGTATCGAAGCCGCCACGGGAGAGTACGTCGCGTTCCTGGACAGCGACGATCGCTGGCACCCCGACAAGCTGAAAGTGCAACTGGCTGCCATGCGCGAAGCGGGCGTCCAGGTGGGCTACACCGCCTACCAGCGCGTTGACCCCGAGGGGCGCGTGCTGTCGACGGTACGGCCGCCGGCCAGTGTCCGCTATGCGGGCATGCTGAAAGGCAACTGCATCGGCAACCTGACCGGGCTGTATGCGCGGGCGCTGGGCGAAGTGCGTTTCCCGCGCGCGGGCCATGAGGATTACGTGTTCTGGCTGCGCGTCGTGCGGCTTGCGGGCCAGGCGATCTGCGCCCAGCCCGACCATCCGCTGGCGTACTACCTGGTGCGGTCCGGCTCGCTGTCGGCCAACAAGTGGCGCGCCGCGCGCTGGCAATGGCGCATCTATCGCGATTACGAAGGCATCGGCGTGCTGCCGGCCAGCTGGTATTTCGTCAACTACGCGGCCAACGCGGTGATGAAGCGGATGTAG
- a CDS encoding polysaccharide biosynthesis protein: MNRALRPVPRSPEGTGTSIAPRSATTALTPAQLEDRNTIYRSDQERREVDAFRELRTHLLAHTQGNFITLVVPVSRGSGGSFVARNLAAAMAFDEAKSVILVDCDVRFPSQDKAMKLAPAGSGLIDYLELREAEADNLLYSTGIARLQLLPTGTARETGAEHFSSHRMRLLLDTLRSRDSSNHIFLDGPPVRGAPDARILADLADVVVLVAGYGRDTPAAIAEAAANFDKQKFAGVVFNEGV, from the coding sequence ATGAACCGTGCGCTCCGCCCCGTCCCCCGTTCACCCGAGGGTACCGGGACCTCCATTGCGCCACGGTCCGCCACCACGGCACTGACGCCAGCGCAGCTGGAAGACCGCAACACCATCTACCGCTCCGACCAGGAGCGGCGGGAAGTGGACGCCTTCCGCGAACTGCGCACGCACCTGCTGGCGCATACGCAGGGGAACTTCATCACCCTGGTGGTGCCGGTGAGCCGCGGTTCGGGTGGCAGCTTCGTGGCGCGGAACCTGGCGGCCGCCATGGCGTTCGACGAAGCCAAGAGCGTCATCCTGGTGGACTGCGACGTGCGTTTCCCGTCGCAGGACAAGGCGATGAAACTGGCACCGGCCGGCAGCGGCCTGATCGACTACCTGGAACTGCGCGAGGCCGAAGCGGACAACCTGCTGTACAGCACCGGCATCGCCCGGCTGCAGTTGCTGCCCACCGGCACCGCGCGCGAGACGGGCGCGGAGCATTTCTCCTCGCACCGGATGCGCCTGCTGCTGGACACGCTGCGCAGCCGCGACTCCAGCAACCACATCTTCCTGGACGGCCCCCCCGTGCGCGGCGCGCCGGATGCACGCATCCTGGCCGACCTGGCCGACGTGGTGGTGCTGGTGGCCGGTTACGGGCGCGACACGCCCGCGGCGATCGCCGAAGCCGCCGCCAACTTCGACAAGCAGAAATTCGCCGGCGTCGTGTTCAACGAAGGCGTCTAG
- a CDS encoding XrtA system polysaccharide chain length determinant: MSKQNATWPGAEETGSALQTLLPVGISEFRRRAVLLMGLFASIAVIALVIGIMLPKKYSSSTSILVEDRNIITPLMEGRAVATSVVDRASILREVAFSRRVMEEILKTGGWLKDNPSPVEQEKLIEKIGGRTMVTNARANLIQITYTDSDPERAYEVTKRFAELVIQESLSTKERESSEAYGFIDSQVQQYHTKLTQAESQLESFRQGNPDARPGTDADVNARIGELRRVIEAGRMELIDLRSQEAALQSQLSGESEITLVQTRAGQFRARMAELQSERDRLLLQYTEQHPDVVRVQHQLRDLEEELRREESQPRVAGAGQSLDGPAAFNPLYGELRSKLADARRRSAATAARISTAESLLGDEMGRSNRIAASESTLAELTRDYEVNRDLYQDLLKRRENARVSMNLDAEQRGLSFRIQEPAAMPLRPSGLRTMHIAGAGLLLGVAVPLAMLFALIKFDPRTRSAKQIERETGLQVIGTMPPYRTRQKRLQGARKLMLATALFSMVPVVYGMAYMLKMLEVL, translated from the coding sequence GTGAGCAAGCAGAACGCGACCTGGCCGGGGGCGGAGGAAACCGGCTCGGCACTGCAGACGCTGCTGCCCGTGGGCATCAGCGAGTTCCGCCGCCGTGCCGTCCTGCTGATGGGCTTGTTCGCCAGCATCGCGGTCATCGCGCTGGTGATCGGCATCATGCTGCCGAAGAAGTACTCGTCGTCCACCAGCATCCTGGTGGAGGACCGCAACATCATCACGCCGCTGATGGAGGGCCGCGCGGTGGCCACCAGCGTGGTCGACCGCGCCAGCATCCTGCGTGAGGTGGCCTTCAGCCGCCGCGTGATGGAAGAGATCCTCAAGACCGGTGGCTGGCTGAAGGACAACCCGTCGCCGGTGGAGCAGGAAAAGCTGATCGAGAAGATCGGCGGCCGCACGATGGTGACCAATGCCCGCGCCAACCTGATCCAGATCACCTACACCGACTCGGATCCGGAACGTGCGTACGAAGTCACCAAGCGCTTCGCCGAACTGGTCATCCAGGAAAGCCTGTCCACCAAGGAACGCGAGAGCAGCGAGGCCTATGGCTTCATCGACTCGCAGGTGCAGCAGTACCACACCAAGCTGACCCAGGCCGAATCGCAGCTGGAATCCTTCCGCCAGGGCAACCCGGATGCACGGCCGGGCACCGATGCCGACGTCAACGCCCGCATCGGCGAACTGCGGCGCGTGATCGAAGCCGGCCGCATGGAACTGATCGACCTGCGTTCGCAGGAAGCAGCGCTGCAGTCGCAACTGTCCGGCGAGAGCGAAATCACGCTGGTGCAGACCCGGGCCGGCCAGTTCCGCGCCCGCATGGCCGAACTGCAGTCCGAGCGCGACCGCCTGCTGCTGCAGTACACCGAACAGCACCCGGACGTGGTGCGCGTGCAGCACCAGCTGCGCGACCTGGAAGAGGAGCTGCGCCGCGAGGAATCGCAACCGCGCGTCGCCGGTGCCGGGCAATCGCTGGATGGACCCGCGGCGTTCAATCCGCTGTACGGCGAACTGCGCAGCAAGCTGGCCGATGCCCGCCGCCGCAGCGCCGCCACCGCCGCGCGCATCTCCACCGCGGAATCGCTGCTGGGCGACGAGATGGGCCGCAGCAACCGCATCGCGGCGTCGGAGAGCACGCTGGCCGAACTGACCCGCGATTACGAGGTCAACCGCGACCTCTACCAGGACCTGCTGAAGCGCCGCGAGAACGCACGCGTCTCGATGAACCTGGACGCCGAGCAGCGCGGCCTCAGCTTCCGCATCCAGGAGCCGGCCGCCATGCCGCTGCGCCCCAGTGGCCTGCGCACCATGCACATCGCCGGCGCCGGGCTGCTGCTGGGGGTGGCCGTGCCGCTCGCCATGCTGTTCGCGCTGATCAAGTTCGATCCGCGCACGCGGTCGGCCAAGCAGATCGAGCGCGAAACCGGGCTGCAGGTGATCGGCACCATGCCGCCCTACCGCACGCGCCAGAAACGCCTGCAGGGGGCCCGGAAGCTGATGCTGGCGACGGCCCTGTTCTCGATGGTTCCCGTGGTCTATGGCATGGCTTACATGCTGAAAATGCTGGAGGTGTTATGA
- a CDS encoding XrtA/PEP-CTERM system exopolysaccharide export protein, producing MNRLLAGLAAIACTLMLSGCASGSAGSKEAPPPQTSAAVDAYQIGVDDIVQVSVWRNPELGITVPVRPDGMISVPLVGDVAAGGRTPDDVAKDIQTKLAAYVRDPQVAVILTELRSHEYLSRVRVTGAVRTPVSIPYRPGMTVLDAVLAAGGVTEFAAADRSNLYRKGTESTQSYQVRLDRILNRGDLSTNFTVAPGDVITVPERTL from the coding sequence ATGAACCGACTTCTCGCCGGTCTTGCCGCCATTGCCTGCACCCTGATGTTGTCGGGTTGCGCCTCCGGCTCCGCCGGCAGCAAGGAAGCGCCTCCGCCCCAGACCAGTGCCGCCGTCGATGCGTACCAGATCGGGGTGGACGACATCGTGCAGGTGTCAGTGTGGCGCAACCCGGAACTGGGCATCACCGTGCCGGTGCGCCCCGACGGCATGATCTCGGTGCCGCTGGTGGGCGATGTGGCCGCCGGTGGCCGCACGCCGGACGACGTCGCCAAGGACATCCAGACCAAGCTGGCTGCCTACGTGCGCGACCCGCAGGTGGCGGTGATCCTGACCGAGCTGCGCAGCCATGAATACCTCTCGCGCGTTCGCGTGACCGGCGCGGTGCGCACGCCCGTGTCGATTCCCTACCGGCCCGGCATGACCGTGCTGGATGCAGTGCTGGCCGCCGGTGGCGTCACCGAATTCGCCGCCGCCGACCGTTCCAACCTGTATCGCAAAGGCACCGAGTCGACCCAGAGCTACCAGGTACGCCTGGACCGCATCCTCAACCGTGGCGACCTGTCGACCAACTTCACGGTGGCGCCTGGTGACGTCATCACCGTCCCGGAACGCACGCTGTGA
- a CDS encoding NAD-dependent epimerase → MRILVTGAAGFIGYHLSERLLARGDEVFGFDNLNAYYDPRLKEARLARLTPHPGFRFAQGALEDRAALDAVFDAFQPQRVVNLAAQAGVRYSLENPHAYIDSNIVGFLNILEACRHRGIEHLVYASSSSVYGANRKLPFAVEDSVDHPVSLYAASKKANELMAHTYSHLFNLPTTGLRFFTVYGPWGRPDMALFLFTRKILAGEPIDVFNHGRHTRDFTYIDDIVEGVVRTLDRVPGPDPHYDPLNPTPASSLAPYRVYNIGNHQPVELLRYIEVLEDCLGRKAEKRLLPMQPGDVPDTYADVEALSRDTGYSPSTSIETGVRRFVDWYRQFYEA, encoded by the coding sequence ATGCGCATACTGGTCACCGGCGCCGCCGGCTTCATCGGCTACCACCTCAGCGAGCGCCTGCTGGCGCGCGGCGACGAGGTGTTCGGCTTCGACAACCTGAATGCGTACTACGACCCGCGCCTGAAGGAGGCACGGCTGGCCAGGCTGACGCCCCACCCCGGTTTCCGCTTCGCGCAGGGTGCGCTGGAAGACCGCGCCGCCCTGGACGCGGTGTTCGATGCATTCCAGCCGCAGCGCGTGGTCAACCTGGCGGCCCAGGCCGGCGTGCGCTACTCGCTGGAAAACCCGCACGCCTACATCGACAGCAACATCGTCGGCTTCCTCAACATCCTGGAAGCCTGCCGCCACCGCGGCATCGAGCACCTGGTCTATGCCTCGTCCAGCTCGGTCTACGGCGCCAACCGCAAGCTGCCCTTCGCGGTGGAGGACAGCGTGGACCACCCGGTCAGCCTGTATGCCGCCAGCAAGAAGGCCAACGAGCTGATGGCGCATACCTACAGCCACCTGTTCAACCTGCCCACCACGGGCCTGCGCTTCTTCACGGTGTACGGGCCGTGGGGGCGACCGGACATGGCGCTGTTCCTGTTCACCCGCAAGATCCTGGCGGGCGAACCGATCGACGTGTTCAACCACGGCCGGCACACGCGCGACTTCACCTACATCGACGACATCGTCGAAGGCGTCGTGCGCACGCTGGACCGCGTGCCCGGTCCCGATCCGCACTACGACCCACTCAATCCCACGCCAGCCAGCTCGCTGGCGCCCTACCGGGTCTACAACATCGGCAACCACCAGCCGGTCGAGCTGCTGCGCTACATCGAGGTGCTGGAGGACTGCCTGGGGCGCAAGGCCGAGAAACGCCTGCTGCCGATGCAGCCCGGCGACGTGCCCGACACCTACGCCGACGTGGAAGCGCTCAGCCGTGATACCGGTTACTCGCCTTCCACCTCCATCGAGACCGGCGTGCGCCGCTTCGTCGACTGGTACCGGCAGTTCTACGAGGCGTGA
- a CDS encoding nucleotide sugar dehydrogenase yields MTAPLPALDQARIAVIGLGYVGLPLAVAFGRRFDTLGFDIDGKRVAELRRHHDHTLEVSPEELEGATRLAFSDDPEALKGCNVFIVTVPTPIDAYKRPDLRALESASRTVGGAIGKGGIAIYESTVYPGATEEVCVPIIERVSSLAFNRDFYAGYSPERINPGDRQHRLETITKITSGSTPAVADFVDALYGSIIGAGTHRASSIRVAEAAKVIENTQRDVNIALVNELALIFHRMGIDTHEVLEAAGTKWNFLPFRPGLVGGHCIGVDPYYLTHKAQQIGYDPEVILAGRRINDGMGSHVAQRVVKLMAQRDLPVAGARVLVLGLAFKENCTDLRNTRVIDIVDELRSYNARVDVHDPWVSRDEARTEYGLELLPQPVAGGYDAVIVAVAHREFVALGTDGIRALGKPQAVVFDVKRALPRDGADDAL; encoded by the coding sequence ATGACCGCACCGCTGCCCGCGCTGGACCAGGCCAGGATCGCCGTGATCGGTCTGGGGTATGTCGGCTTGCCGCTGGCGGTGGCCTTCGGCCGCCGCTTCGACACGCTGGGCTTCGACATCGACGGCAAGCGCGTGGCCGAACTGCGCCGGCACCACGACCACACGCTGGAAGTGTCGCCGGAGGAACTGGAAGGCGCTACCCGGCTCGCCTTCAGCGACGACCCCGAGGCGCTGAAAGGCTGCAACGTCTTCATCGTCACCGTGCCCACGCCGATCGACGCGTACAAGCGGCCCGACCTGCGGGCCCTGGAGTCGGCCAGCCGCACCGTGGGCGGCGCCATCGGCAAGGGTGGCATCGCCATCTACGAATCCACCGTCTACCCCGGTGCCACAGAAGAAGTCTGCGTGCCGATCATCGAACGCGTGTCATCCCTCGCGTTCAACCGCGACTTCTACGCCGGCTACAGTCCCGAACGCATTAATCCCGGCGACAGGCAGCACCGGCTGGAGACCATCACCAAGATCACCTCGGGCTCCACACCGGCCGTGGCCGACTTCGTCGATGCGCTCTACGGCAGCATCATCGGTGCCGGCACCCACCGCGCGAGCAGCATCCGGGTGGCCGAGGCCGCCAAGGTCATCGAGAACACCCAGCGCGACGTCAACATCGCGCTGGTCAACGAGCTGGCGCTGATCTTCCACCGCATGGGCATCGACACCCACGAGGTGCTGGAAGCCGCCGGCACCAAGTGGAATTTCCTGCCCTTCCGTCCCGGCCTGGTGGGTGGGCACTGCATCGGCGTGGACCCGTACTACCTGACCCACAAGGCCCAGCAGATCGGCTATGACCCCGAAGTGATCCTGGCCGGTCGCCGCATCAACGACGGCATGGGCAGCCACGTGGCGCAGCGCGTGGTCAAGCTGATGGCGCAGCGCGACCTGCCGGTGGCCGGCGCGCGCGTGCTGGTGCTGGGCCTGGCCTTCAAGGAAAACTGCACCGATCTGCGCAATACACGCGTCATCGACATCGTCGACGAGCTGCGCAGCTACAACGCACGCGTCGACGTCCACGACCCCTGGGTCAGCCGCGACGAAGCCCGCACGGAATACGGGCTGGAGCTGCTGCCCCAGCCTGTCGCCGGTGGGTACGATGCGGTCATCGTGGCGGTGGCCCATCGCGAATTCGTCGCGCTGGGCACCGACGGTATCCGTGCACTCGGCAAGCCGCAGGCGGTGGTGTTCGACGTGAAGCGCGCCCTGCCCCGCGACGGCGCCGACGACGCCCTCTGA
- the galE gene encoding UDP-glucose 4-epimerase GalE, which yields MRILLCGGAGYIGAHAYVVLAERGHEVVIADNFSNSSPGVLARLQAITGQPVAFQPLDLRHREATVGFFARQPFDAVVHFAALKSVGESCERPLDYFHNNITGTLNLLHGMQAAGVKRLVFSSSATVYGDPARVPVSEDAALQVTNPYGRTKLVMEELIGDLCRSDATFHAANLRYFNPVGAHASGLIGEDPGGIPNNLMPYICQVAVGRRERLSIFGGDYPTPDGTGVRDYIHVMDLARAHADALDYLVRERHSLTVNLGTGQGISVLQLVNAFADASARDIPYEIVARRPGDVAAVYADPTLANRLLGWRAELGVEAMCRDAWRWQAQNPQGYPAP from the coding sequence ATGCGGATCCTGCTTTGCGGAGGTGCCGGCTACATCGGCGCCCATGCCTATGTGGTGCTGGCCGAGCGCGGCCATGAGGTGGTGATCGCCGACAACTTCAGCAACAGTTCGCCGGGCGTGCTGGCGCGGCTGCAGGCCATCACCGGCCAGCCGGTGGCCTTCCAGCCGTTGGACCTGCGTCACCGCGAAGCGACCGTCGGGTTCTTCGCGCGCCAGCCGTTCGACGCAGTGGTGCATTTCGCCGCGCTGAAGTCCGTCGGTGAATCGTGCGAACGCCCGCTGGACTACTTCCACAACAACATCACCGGTACCCTCAACCTGCTGCACGGCATGCAGGCCGCGGGCGTGAAGCGGCTGGTGTTCAGTTCGTCGGCCACCGTGTACGGCGACCCGGCCAGGGTGCCGGTCAGCGAGGACGCCGCGCTGCAGGTCACCAATCCCTACGGGCGCACCAAGCTGGTCATGGAAGAACTGATCGGCGATCTCTGCCGCAGCGACGCCACCTTCCATGCCGCCAACCTGCGCTACTTCAATCCGGTGGGCGCGCACGCCTCGGGCCTGATCGGCGAAGATCCCGGCGGCATTCCCAACAACCTGATGCCCTATATCTGCCAGGTGGCCGTCGGTCGCCGCGAGCGGCTGAGCATCTTCGGCGGTGACTATCCAACGCCCGATGGCACCGGCGTGCGCGACTACATCCACGTGATGGACCTGGCACGCGCGCATGCCGATGCGCTGGACTACCTGGTGCGCGAGCGGCACTCGCTCACCGTCAACCTGGGCACGGGGCAGGGCATCAGCGTGCTGCAGCTGGTCAACGCGTTCGCCGACGCATCGGCGCGCGACATTCCGTACGAGATCGTCGCGCGACGCCCGGGCGATGTCGCCGCGGTGTATGCCGACCCCACCCTGGCCAACCGCCTGCTTGGCTGGCGGGCGGAACTGGGCGTGGAGGCGATGTGCCGGGATGCATGGCGCTGGCAGGCCCAGAACCCGCAGGGTTATCCCGCGCCCTGA
- a CDS encoding diguanylate cyclase translates to MPLDAAHDIAERNRSRYGLRMYRMRALGLGLGGLCVAAVLYEHTASTGLWLLLAFNALAWPHLAYLRVLQAKKEPLQAEFQNLTFDAAKGGFWIAAMHFDALPSVLLAVMLTMDKVIIGGARFGLRTLAAMALTCVAASAAWGFAFEPYTSYPVVLACLPFLAIYPMAIGVATHALSRKARQQKELLEKMARFDAATGLMNRQQWLYAATMELQRFQRTGRPAVLVLIDIDRFKDINDGYGHTIGDAVVEDFARLLKACLRDTDTGGRYGGDEFGIVMPDTRWEEAIVAAERLRRQVAAFSFTRAALPCTVSIGLSEPHAGIATVSDWINSADSALYRAKAKGRDCIVVGC, encoded by the coding sequence TTGCCCCTCGACGCTGCACACGACATTGCGGAACGCAACCGCTCACGCTACGGCCTGCGCATGTACCGCATGCGCGCGTTGGGCCTGGGGCTGGGCGGGTTGTGCGTGGCGGCGGTGCTGTACGAGCACACCGCGTCGACAGGCCTGTGGCTGCTGCTGGCGTTCAACGCACTGGCATGGCCGCACCTGGCCTACCTGCGCGTGCTCCAGGCGAAGAAGGAGCCGCTGCAGGCGGAATTCCAGAACCTCACCTTCGACGCGGCGAAGGGCGGATTCTGGATCGCCGCGATGCACTTCGACGCCTTGCCCAGCGTCCTGCTGGCGGTGATGCTGACGATGGACAAGGTCATCATCGGCGGCGCTCGTTTCGGCCTGCGCACGCTGGCTGCCATGGCGCTGACATGCGTGGCCGCCAGCGCGGCCTGGGGTTTCGCCTTCGAGCCCTACACCAGTTATCCGGTGGTGCTGGCGTGCCTGCCGTTCCTGGCCATCTATCCGATGGCGATCGGCGTAGCGACGCACGCGCTGTCGCGCAAGGCGCGGCAGCAGAAGGAACTGCTGGAGAAGATGGCGCGCTTCGATGCGGCTACCGGCCTGATGAACCGGCAGCAATGGCTGTATGCGGCGACGATGGAACTGCAGCGCTTCCAGCGCACCGGCCGGCCGGCGGTGCTGGTGTTGATCGACATCGACCGCTTCAAGGACATCAACGACGGCTACGGCCATACCATCGGCGACGCGGTGGTGGAGGATTTCGCCCGCCTGCTGAAAGCCTGCCTGCGCGATACCGACACCGGCGGCCGCTATGGCGGCGACGAGTTCGGCATCGTCATGCCCGACACGCGCTGGGAAGAGGCCATCGTGGCCGCCGAGCGCCTGCGCCGGCAGGTGGCGGCCTTCTCGTTCACGCGCGCGGCGCTGCCGTGCACGGTCAGCATCGGCCTGTCCGAGCCGCATGCCGGCATCGCCACGGTGTCCGACTGGATCAACAGCGCCGACAGTGCGCTGTACCGTGCCAAGGCCAAGGGCCGCGACTGCATCGTGGTCGGGTGCTGA
- a CDS encoding alpha/beta fold hydrolase, with protein MNLDPSTADIAAHEFPLASADGHRYTLIARIPTHAHSALLWVPALGVAARHYLPLAEQLAKRGIAVFLHEWRGNGSSSLRASRQHDWGYRELLLHDLPLSHAEMVRHVPAATHLIGGHSLGGQLAACHLGQQPQAFAQLWLVGSGTPHWRTFPAPRGYALPMFYQFAPWLADWHGILPGRRLGFGGDEARSLIRDWARVGLSGRYRAAGMAEDLEAGMRQVAVPIHGVLFDDDWLAPESSLRALMAKMPASTHHVTVLHHAALGTRADHFAWMKQPQAVIDALLA; from the coding sequence ATGAACCTGGATCCTTCTACCGCGGACATCGCCGCACACGAATTCCCGCTGGCGTCCGCCGACGGGCACCGATACACGCTGATCGCACGCATCCCCACGCATGCGCACAGCGCCCTGCTGTGGGTCCCTGCCCTCGGGGTCGCGGCGCGCCACTACCTGCCGCTGGCCGAGCAGCTGGCGAAACGCGGCATCGCGGTGTTCCTGCACGAATGGCGCGGCAACGGCAGCAGCAGCCTGCGCGCCAGCCGCCAGCACGACTGGGGTTACCGCGAACTGCTGCTGCACGACCTGCCGCTCAGCCATGCGGAAATGGTGCGCCATGTGCCAGCAGCCACGCATCTGATCGGTGGGCACAGCCTGGGCGGACAACTCGCCGCCTGCCATCTGGGCCAACAGCCGCAGGCCTTCGCGCAGCTCTGGCTGGTCGGCAGCGGCACGCCCCACTGGCGTACGTTTCCCGCGCCCCGTGGCTATGCGTTGCCGATGTTCTACCAGTTCGCACCGTGGCTGGCGGACTGGCACGGCATCCTGCCCGGTCGTCGGCTGGGATTTGGCGGCGACGAGGCACGCAGCCTGATCCGCGACTGGGCCCGCGTGGGCCTGAGTGGCCGCTATCGTGCAGCCGGCATGGCCGAGGATCTGGAAGCCGGCATGCGGCAGGTGGCCGTGCCGATCCATGGCGTGCTGTTCGATGACGACTGGCTGGCGCCGGAAAGCTCATTGCGCGCACTGATGGCCAAGATGCCCGCCAGCACGCATCACGTCACCGTACTGCACCACGCCGCGCTGGGCACGCGGGCCGACCATTTCGCCTGGATGAAGCAGCCGCAGGCCGTGATCGACGCACTGCTGGCTTGA
- the thiD gene encoding bifunctional hydroxymethylpyrimidine kinase/phosphomethylpyrimidine kinase → MTSPSVVSALTIAGSDSGGGAGIQADLKTFAAHGVHGLSAIAALTAQHTRGVTAVNVPPMDFLRAQLEACFDDFDIRAVKLGMLATADVIGVVAEALARYSPHTVVVDPVMVATSGAKLLEDTALHALRTRLLPLADVVTPNLPEAELLLGRAIPDLDAMRTAATELLQLGARAVFLKGGHLPGDGDVVDLYADALGITGTAHPRLALDAHGTGCTLASAIAARRAQGMPMKDACVAASDYVHAALRDGYRPGRSDVVVLDHFGAAPAP, encoded by the coding sequence ATGACCTCGCCTTCCGTTGTTTCCGCCCTGACCATCGCCGGCTCCGACTCGGGCGGCGGCGCCGGTATCCAGGCTGACCTGAAGACCTTCGCCGCGCATGGCGTGCACGGCCTGTCCGCCATTGCCGCCTTGACGGCGCAGCACACGCGTGGCGTCACCGCGGTGAACGTGCCGCCGATGGATTTCCTGCGCGCACAGCTGGAGGCGTGCTTCGACGACTTCGACATCCGCGCGGTCAAGCTGGGCATGCTGGCGACGGCCGATGTCATCGGGGTGGTGGCCGAAGCGCTGGCACGGTACAGCCCGCACACGGTGGTGGTGGACCCGGTGATGGTCGCGACCAGCGGCGCGAAACTGCTCGAGGACACCGCCCTGCACGCGCTGCGCACCCGGTTGCTGCCGTTGGCGGACGTGGTGACGCCCAACCTGCCGGAAGCGGAGCTGCTGCTGGGGCGCGCGATCCCGGACCTGGACGCGATGCGGACGGCCGCCACCGAGCTGCTGCAGCTGGGCGCGCGCGCCGTCTTCCTGAAGGGAGGACACCTGCCCGGTGATGGCGACGTGGTGGACCTGTATGCCGATGCGCTGGGCATCACCGGAACCGCGCATCCACGGCTGGCGCTGGACGCGCACGGCACCGGCTGCACGCTGGCCTCGGCCATCGCCGCCCGGCGCGCGCAGGGCATGCCGATGAAGGACGCCTGCGTTGCCGCATCGGACTACGTGCACGCCGCGCTGCGCGACGGCTATCGGCCCGGCCGCAGCGACGTGGTGGTCCTCGACCATTTTGGAGCCGCACCTGCACCATGA
- a CDS encoding YoaK family protein, translated as MGLHLPRWVWIGAIALACVAGMINVIGYLGFEHQAVSHLTGTTSLLGAALAQGDLRAIGHLWGMLIAFCLGAMLSGLIIQDQTLQLGRRYGVALALESLLLAAAIPLFKQHQIWGALLAATACGLQNAMVTTYSGAAVRTTHLSGMFTDLGIGLGHFLRGMPLPVRRLTLSMLIISGFLGGGVLGAWLYRHLGYDALLAPALLTGLTGSGYVLYRQWKLPVANGD; from the coding sequence ATGGGCCTCCACCTTCCCCGCTGGGTATGGATCGGCGCCATCGCGCTGGCCTGTGTGGCCGGAATGATCAACGTCATCGGGTATCTCGGCTTCGAGCATCAGGCCGTCAGCCATCTCACCGGCACGACCAGTCTGCTGGGCGCCGCGCTTGCACAAGGTGACCTCCGCGCCATCGGCCACCTGTGGGGGATGCTGATCGCGTTCTGCCTGGGCGCGATGCTGAGCGGCCTGATCATCCAGGACCAGACCCTGCAGCTCGGCCGGCGCTATGGCGTGGCACTTGCGCTGGAGTCGCTGCTGCTCGCGGCAGCGATCCCGCTGTTCAAGCAGCATCAGATCTGGGGCGCCCTGCTCGCAGCGACGGCCTGCGGCCTGCAGAACGCCATGGTGACCACCTACAGCGGCGCAGCGGTGCGCACCACGCATCTGAGCGGCATGTTCACCGACCTCGGCATCGGGCTGGGGCATTTCCTGCGCGGCATGCCGCTGCCGGTACGGCGACTGACGCTGAGCATGCTGATCATCAGCGGATTCCTGGGCGGCGGCGTGCTGGGCGCGTGGCTGTACCGCCACCTCGGTTACGACGCCCTGCTCGCGCCGGCCCTGCTGACCGGACTGACCGGCAGCGGCTACGTGCTTTACCGGCAATGGAAACTGCCGGTGGCGAACGGCGACTGA